CCACTGTTTAGGGCAGGTTCTGTATTTAACAGAAAGATGCTCAGTTGACACCAGTGCTATGAAATCTTGTAGGTGTTCGAATATATGAGTCatacttttcttcctcttggCAGTCCTGTAGCTGCTGAGCGATCTGCCTCATTTGTTCCTTGCGGACATAGTCCCGGACTCGGTACATGGCAGCATCGCGGCAAAGCTCCCGGAGGTCACTGCCAGAGTAACCCTCCGTCTTCTCCGCAATCTCCTTCAGATTAATGGCATTGCTCAGCTGAGGAGAAAAGCAGGACAGCAATGTCAGACAATTATGTAGAATTAGTCTGTTAAATGTTACTGGTCTTTGGCTGTATTCATGGATTATCTAATCTACTTTAATGTTGTTTGACAGTAAAAATTATCTCTGCAAATGACAAAAGAGAGCATTGAAGAGAATAATTTATTTCATGACTGActaggatgaaaaaaaaaaaatcacatcttaCGTTTTCTCCTGCTAAAATCAGCCTGAGGATGTCCTGTCTTTGTCTTGTATTctgcaaagacagaaagacagtggttctttaaaacataaaaaataaagtaccTGAGCAACTAATCACTTGTTAAAACACATTCTTATCATAGGACATGGTCAAAGTGCCACTTTAATTACATAGACACATTATACATAAACAGTATGTGTAACTATACttactgcaaatatatatatatatataattgtatacatGTATTGTTTACACCTGCATCAACAGcagcatatatattttatctgaCATTATAAGGGGCTGTATATTTTACTGGATTTAAGATTAAGCCCATGCTTTTTGTGGCTGGGCCAGCAGTCATAAATCAATCTGTGACACACAGTTCAGCTCAGTTTAAGCTGTGCTCCTTGACTTTGTGTGTAGCGCAAAGCACTCAGTAAAACACACCATTTCAATCAATACAGTAAAGAGAGATCAGCTGATGATGTAACAAAAATTGTGGTACAGTGGTGCCTAGAGTTACGCATCTTTAAAAAGGAGCTAttctgtttttcaatttttttcaatttgaaaatTTGCCTCgtaaattaaaaatgcaaatgtaagtAGATTTAAGAAAGAGACCGTCACAGTAAACGTGAACTTACTAACTTATTTTACACTGCATACATTTTTGTAGATTAATTTGCATCATATAGATAAAAACAGTTTGTGCTGGTGTCAGTGTACGCGTCTTACTGGCAGGCCAACATGAAAAGTGGTGGGCATCCTGCGTAAAATGGCTGGATCCACATCCTGTGGCCTGTTAGTAGCTCCCATCACCATCACCTAAAATCATAAGTACATCAACATGAACACATTATGCTGACAAAACAACCTGCAGCATTAAATCATCAAACACAGCACAAACATTGTTTGCAACAGGTACCATGTCCTGCATGAAAGGCCAGTCACATCTTTTCAAATACTTTTCCACCCCAAGGGAGAAGAGAAAACTCAAGGGACAAGAGAAATCCTACCCAGTACATACCAGTTTAACTTAATCTGGTatgtacattacagtacagggGGGTATGTTTGTGTTACCTGGGTGGTTGAGGAAGTATCCAGGCCGTCCCATAGGCTCATGAATTGGGCTTTCATCATGGCTGTGGCCTCATGGTCCAGGCTGGAACGGTTCCTCAGAAAGGACTCTAACACACAATAGATAGGGAGATAAAacccttgattttttttgtatgaaaaacaTCATGATAACACTATCAGTATCATCTTTTTGATATAATTTATTCTTGAAAGATTAGAGTTAAAGATAAATCACATAGAAAAGTCTATTAAACTAATCTATTCTAAGTAATAGAGTTATCAAGCATACCAATCTCATCAATGAAGATGATGCAGGGCTGGATTTTTGCTGCCAATGAGAAGACAGCAGCAGTCAGCTTCTGTGATTCGCCGTACCACATGTCTGTCAGTGTGGAGGCCTGAAGGTTAATAAACTTGCAGCCTGAGGCTTTGGCTGTTGCCTTGGCGATCATGGTCTTTCCACATCCCGGAGGACCAAATAATAGAACACCTGCAaggacaaaatataaacaaaaatagaaattactgtttctgttgtgtttttgttcgaAGCATTTAAATAGTAGCAGTATTAAAGGTAGTAAAGTTCCAAGAAATAAAATTCAGACTCATTTCAACTTTAACTGGCAACTGATGGAGATATTTTGCCTAACTTGGTCTTCTCTAACACAAGTACAGATGGAAATTTGGCCTGACTTGCTgcatacttttaaaatgttacatgaTATAAATAAAGGCTGGAGACTAGGAATATAACTGGATTCCCATGACAGCAAATTTTGGAGGTTGACTCATCCTCAAGCTCTGTATAAAGTTTTGTGCCAAACAGTAAGAGTCTATAGAAAGTTAAGCAGTACTCAAAGTGATCCTCTGCTTTCAGGCTGCCAAGTGTACAAATCTTGTCTGATGCTTTTTGGCACACAGCTTAGATGGAGGCATAATGCATCGGATAGcttcctaataataataattagaaagCCAAAAGAGGTTTGGTATTGATGCACTTCAACTCAAATTATTAGCATTCATGGTAGAGAATGCAGTGAGAAATGGTAACCAAGACTCTTTGTTTATACTGTCTTCTGGCAGTATTAGCAGACCATCTATGGCAGActattcatgttatttatttattgtgagaAGGGGGCATGTAGTATCAAATTTTCCCTTCTTACTGCTCTTGTAAGATaagtaaatgtttattattcCGTTACAGATCACAtcatatatttgtgtaaaatattgtgttgcaagtttgcacttaaaaaaaaaaaaaaaaaaaaagggtataGGGTCTTCCCTATCATTCAAGAAATTGTGTAAAAAGAGCTTAACTTCCTACACAGTTGACCTAATGTCCGTTAACatcctttaaaataaagtttactacaaactacaaaaatgtgtcattgtGCAAATACTTAATAAAAGCACTAAAGATTAAATAATGTCTGATGTCTATGTGTAGTTTCCAATCCATTAGTAAATCACTCAGTACAATAGTatgcgttttgtttttttaccttgatGATTATGTGTAAAACTTTTTTAGACCATTTTAGTTCTGATTAAATGACTGCCGTGGTACCTTTAGGAGGCTGAAAGAGTTTGGATCCAGCTAAAAGGTGTCTCTTCTGAAAGGGCAGGATGACTGTGTCTTGCAGCTCATTGACAACCTCATCCAGTCCTGCTATATCTCTCCAGGTCACCTGCAGGAAGGGAGAGTATGGTGAAACACATAATAAAAAGGGTAAAAATATCATGACACTTGATAATCTCAATTGTCAATTGAGGACTACCTTCATAGTTTGGGGATCAACTAGTTGAGATGCAATGTTCATCTCATACTCTGTTAGTTTGACGCCTTCAACACCAATTCTCTTCATCAGTTGTTCTGCCTGTAGAAAGGAGACACACACCTCAGCTCAAGACACAAAAGGATAACATATATTGTGCAGCCATTACTTTCATTTCTTAACCCCTTCTGCTACACTAACAGAAGGGAACCTGGACAAATATCTACCTACAACATCTTACATAtagtaaaaaaggaaataccCTTTTCTTGGCTTGGCTTTTCTGTTTGGAGGTAGGGTCCATAGCGTCTACAACCCATTTGATGCTGAAGTAGGTCGCTGCACCAAAGATGGTCAACCTCAACAACATGCCCACCACCTCATTCCTGGACAGCGGCCGCATCAGGGCCTCTCTGGGAAGATCTTTAAGCAGCATCTCGACTGGCTGATGTCAGTCCATTAGCTGGATAAAGACGTAGGGAACAGAGGAACGAGAATGAGAAGACTAATGAAAGAGCTTGAAACAAATGATGGACATTCATAATCAGTTTAACTGTCTGGTACAAGCATAGTTATGCTCCACCTGGTGGTTTAACTGTAATCCTTTGCTTGATTTAACAACTCACACAATTTAATGTTGCTTTGCAGcacatttgtgtatttaaatgacaatatcataaaagtaaatattattttacctTCACCAGTTGCTTCTGTCTGACATTAAAAATAGCATTACTGTACATGGTGTATGGCAGGGAGTAGGTTAAACCAAATcaaaaagtttatattttacaaacataCTACTAGTTGATAAACAATTGATCCTTAAACATTTTTCTCGGGGTATGAACCTTTACaatatgtatgtacagtaccagtcaaaagtttggacacaccttctcattcaatggtttttctttatttttatttttttctacattgtagattaatattgaagacatccaaactatgaaggaacacatatggaattatgtggtaaacaaacaaatgctcaacaaaccagaatatgttttatattttagattcttcaaagtatttgaatgagaaggtgtgtccacacttttgactggtactgtacattactGATTTAAAGATAACTTTAGGGGTAAAATAACAGTTCTCCCACCAAAAAGCTAACGCTAACTAACCCGTCTGTCATTTGTTCACAATATTTGCTTGTTCAGGTcatttacatacaaacacaaggTCGCCATATGACACATGCAGTCAGTATACATCCATTGTTTACCACCAAGGAAGAACTCATATTCATTCATTAGTTATCATCTCCAGGCAAGAAAAAGCTAATGATGCTGTAACTAGCAGGCACCAAGCTGTCACTTCAGCATTGTGAAACGTTCATAGACCTCactgctgaataaaacattaaactcacGCTCTGTATAATGTCAAGCATACATGTAGAGTCATACTTACTGAATATAGGAACCAGCAGCCAAAGAGCGAAAATTCCAAAACACTGACATTGAAGGTGCACCACGTTTTGCACCTCGGGTAGGAACAAACACTTTCAGTTCCGggatgtgttaaaaaaaaacacctcgtCACTGAGTTGGCATATTTCATATAGTCCACCACTGGATGGCAGAGTTTGCACACAGATGCAATACATATTAGCACCAAGGACAGCGTCCACACTACTACAGCAGttgaatagaaataaaatgaaataaaatgatataatatagtGAAGAGTTGTTGGATcggcaaacatttttttggtttcctgGGGATTCATTAGCCACGTGGTATTGCAGTAAATCTTTTGagggatatttaaaaaatctgaaattaagTGATATTCCGgagaaatatatgtatttatgtaataattaatattgtTCATGAAATACTTACTTTGGAACATTTTAGTATGTATCCAAAATGTGCAAAACGctatttaacatgtatttatttttttccccattacaCCGCAAAGTGTGTGATATAACAATATGTCTTGGAGCAGAATATTTTGCTTGGGATGAATGTGGATCTAGTATTTCATAGGGTAGGCTTCCTGCAAATGTTCCCCAGTCTAGGAGAAGCTCAAATCTGAAGCCCTTTCAAGTGCTGGATAATTCAGTCTTCTTAACAGCAGCCTCAAAAATAAGACTGTAACAAATGGGCCTCTCCTACAAGCAATTTATTACACATTGTCCAAAGGGATTGTTAATTGTCACAGAATGTGTGCTAAATTTGAAAATGCTGTTCCAGCTTGTTTCCAGACTGGTCTCTGCTTTAGGATTTCATCTGTGAAATACAGAATAACAATGCTGAGAAGAAACTAAGGTATATAAGTATAAAAACAtctactacaacaacaacaacgtttGCAGCCTTTTACATCAAAGGATTTAATGAATACACATGTTCCTTTTGATATTTCCCCAAGACTCACAGCTCTTGCATCAACCTTAATGCTGCACCtcaagcaaaaataaacaataacagttTTCATTGTAACGTTCACTTCACCATCcatgaaaatgtaatacattttggCCCAGTTTACCGCACTTCTCTGTGAGCACAATTAACTGGATTTTGAACACCGGCTAGAAGAGGGggattgtcttttttatttttttgtttttcttgttgtacACTTGTGCTGGTTAAAAACTGCCAAAACCTCTCTCCCTTTGTAGTCCAATTAGTGGTCCAAATTGGATGCTCAATTCCGTACTGCACAGTTCCAGTTTTAAGCGTCCAGCTAAGTTAATTCCACTGTTCTTGTGGAAAATGGCACACAGGCTGCTATTGCGCACACCTTCGACTGTGAAAATGCCTCATGAAAAGCTTTAATCCCCTTGTACTGCAGCAGCGAGTCCCAGGAGATAGCAGCCTGACAGGGCCATTTTGATGGGTCTGGGCATTAAAGCACAGGCTTGTGTATCTGCAAAGTGCAGCCGGGGCTCCCACAACGGCTTGCACCTTGCCCAAACAACCACTCTCACGGGGTGGggccaaaaaaacacattcagctcCCCTGGCTGTCAACCTCGACCATGCCGTAGCTGAAATAAAGCACTCTGCTCGCAGCCTTCACATGCCAAAGCAGCACTCTTTGGCGAAAAGCGATAAGAGATAAGAATCCCTGTTGAAATGCTTGTGCCATAATGCGTTATTGTATGCACTATCCAGGTTATAATTTGCTATCATTTCATGAGTGTGGATATCTACCTTTTTACTGAAGgagttaaaatgtttaacacCTCAGTAAATGTTAGCCACACACCCCAGTTAATTACCCTTTCAATCTCCCAGGAAGATATATTGTCTCTTGCAGGATAAAGAATCATTTGGAAGTGGATAATTTATTTGCCTGTTACCCAGAGGAACTGgaaggatttatttttgaaaacactAAGTGCTGGAACTGGACCGCTTCCCTGAGCATTTTAAACACAAGCGGACTGTCTTTTTTAATCCATTCTCTAGTGAGTTTTCTCACATGGACAGAAgagatttaatttaaacttaaatatttTTGGTCCACAATAATTCAGCCGTTATAAAAAGTACAGTGAGTCTTAACtcatttacttaaaaaaacaaaaactaataattTTTAGATGAGctattatttattgataataacCCTTTTTTATCAATAAGCCCTTTTGTGCCACCTATCTGATGCCAACTATTCAGGGGCCTAACATAAATGATGCATACCTATTATATGACAAAAAAGCCCATTTATCATTTAGCATATATGAAAACACAGGGATGAGCAGGCGATAGAAGCATGAAAGAAGCAATGCCTGGGTGAGACTTTATACTGTTTAACAAAGGGATTTCACATGGTGCTGAGACTTCCTCGGGCATCTTGCACACTCTGTTCATTCTGCCAGGGTAACTCACGCAAGTCGACAACCCATCGAGATTGCCGGAGAATGATCATTACAACTGTAGTTTCAGACTGACAGCTTTCTCTAGTTTCCTCAACTCTGCAGGCCCCACCATGGAAACAGCGGCACTGACggcataagaaaaaaaaatgcttataaACGagtaataatttgttttttttcatctcctccatcacctGAGACAGGTGGGAAGGCTATGCAATCCCAGTGGCACATCTATTCATGCATATATATTAGGAGGATATAAGACGTCTTGCTCTGAAGatgaaatcagtttttttgGTGAATCATTGAGCTGGAAATTGgtggtaaataaaaaagtccTGAAACGTTTCATAACATCACAATAGATGATGGGTATATTAAATACTGCTTTACAagtaacttttattattttgcagtCGAGTAGGGTTTGACAGCAGGGTGAGAATGATGTCAACTTTTGTATCAGTAGTCAGCATCTGTGAGGTTGATAATAGGAACCCAATTATCCACTGAAACTAAGGTTTAAATTGTTAAACATACTAAGAGTGACAAGAGGAACAAGACAGATTGAAATAGtgtagaaaaatgtattgttaagTTACATTCACAGTTGTGTGAAATGCAAACACAATCTCTTGATAGAAGCAGTTCAGGTTTCCGAGAGACAAATGGTGTAGCAAGTTAACGCCATGGTGTAATAATTTAAAGAATTCATCTAAGCTTAAAAGCCTTAATTTACGCAACCTGGTGACAGTGATAATAGATATGAAGCTCGTCACTTAAaaacttctttcttctttgcaTATAGCATGAAAATCTGTTGTCACCTGTTATCCGTGACAGGCTGCTGATCCTCCTCATctgcttttaaaatgatatgttCAGCTAGTGTGTTTGCACTTCAGCTCATATCCACATGCTCAGAGTTGCAGTGCAAATCTCCAGTTGAATTAGTTGTAACGCTCATGgaccatgatttttttaattgaattagcTCAGTTTACAGTTTATGACGAGTTGTCTGATAAGCTTTAATTAATGTTCATTGTTTTAAGTGTCTTCAGAGGCAATTATTGGCCAGCTTCATAGATGTACTGAAGATATATATAGATGTTAAATTATTCCATCTATGGTTCCTTTCTGTGCAACATCAGCAGTGACTTGACAGAGATAATTCattcatatataaaaatgacattcgTAATTCCATTTAAATTCACTCTTCAAACCCTGATCTCTGCTCCTTGTTCCACTTCTGACAATTGTGACATATTCACTGGAATGACTGTAGTTCTGTAACATAGTTTGAGTGTATATGTGGTTAAAGAGATAACATTTGTCTAAGATCTATCTCAAACTGGTCAGTCTAATAAACTATAATCCATTTATCCAAGAGAGGAGAGCATTAGATCCTATTTAGTTTGGTTATAGACATTTGTATAATGTATTAGCTTTTATGTTTCAGAATATTTAGTTGTTTGAGGAGGAAGTACACTTCCAACATCACCTGAGTAATCAAAACTTTTTTAGTACCGTAAAGTCAGTGAGGGTCTAAGGCTGTCCCACAGTCAAATCGATAAGGGCTTGAGGTCTCTCGCAGACATTTTCAGGCCTTTATGCATACTTTCTGTGaatctgcatttctgcagacttcTTTTAATGGAACTACCAACAATTTGTAGCGttgaaaaaactgaaagaatAATGAGAAAAGGTTgattgccaagtatgttacacaGACAAGGATTTTAGCTTGGTAATTGGTGCTTGACAATAAACATAGTGCAATATTAAGACATAATCTAAAAATggaaaatctacaaaaaaacatgataaacaaTAGACAAATTAAGAGTACGTGAAAACaagtatgttattaaagtgttAAGTGAATTTTACATAACATTAAGGGTTTAAGATATACATAAAAACGCTAAATGCAAGCATAGGCTATATTACAGGAAGGCGTTCAAATAATAcagcaaaaacaatgaaataattcTACCATTTCAAGCCCTTGCAGCCTCTCACACTCCATTTACCTGGTGACATCAGGTCCTTGaacaagacactgaaccccaagttgctccctgtGCACTTTACCTATATGTATGTGAACATTGTAATAAAGTAAGAGTTTAAGAACAGTAGCAATGTCTTTCAATACTTTGATTAAAAAGCACTTAATATGAAAAACGTGACAGACTGTGACTAAATAAGCTTCACTCATTCAAATAAGTTTCGGTTGGCTAACTATCTCTCTCGGCTGTCAAAAGgcaaaacagcagcaacagcgcCGAGGCATCATCACACTGTGTCCACACATCCACCAAGGAGACGTCCTCACAATTCACCTGAAAAGCCTGAGTCGACTCCATAATCTCCACCTGGCATGAAGCACTCTGAGCCATGGAGATGAAATTGAAGCGAACAGCCCCTTTTTTCCTCAGGTAAATTCTAATAAGAAAAGCCCCAGGGGTGTTAGGTGATGGGCTTGTGTCTGTGTACGTGTGAGAACGATGGCGGCGGTACGTGGGCCCTATAAAAAAGCAGGGGAATGGCAGAGCCCCTCTGACAAGGAGAACATTTAAGTTCAGAGCTTGTGAGAGTTGTCCCGTCGAGTGAAAACAATTGGCCAGTTCCAGCTCCCATTCATCAAACTGACAGCACTTGGCCACgtggaaatgaatgaataaataaaaggagaacGCATTCAGTGTGCAGATGAAGTGGAGCCTGCTGGGTAGATGCTGTCAGAGAGGACTGTCAGTATGTATAGTATTCAGCCCTTGTTGGGGATATCACATACTCCATGACTGAAATGCTCATTTCATATGGTTCTCCTCTCTACACCACACTATACATCACATTCAAATGATTTttgacagcaaaataaaatttaaTCTTTTTCATTCCATTCCTTTCACTTCTCATCTACTGATATTGTATCCCCTAACGGGCTGCTGTCATGGCTGGCCTGTGGCTGGAAAAAACAAGAGTTGTTGACCTCAGAGCTCGGGCATATCAACATCCCTTTCTTGACTTTGACTGTGAAAAGAAGGGTATTTGTATGCACCCCACGTGGATACAGAAAAGTATGCTTCACCCCTCACTACCCTGCTCTTGAGCTATGACCTGCCACAAATGCATTATTGATCATCGGTTTCTGTTGCCGCTGAGCTGCCTTGGTTATCTGTAGACATCCATGCTGGCCTACAAGCCTCCTTCCATGTGCAATTCACAAGAAATAAGAACGTCTTTGATAAGGAGCCAGTCTGTGCTGCTGAGGTTGTACTGTAGACACATTGGGGTCATCTCACTGGATCCTTTGTCTCTTTAATTTGTAGAATGAAGAAAGTTTATGAAATCACTGGGAATACTTTCTGCCATCCATTAAGGCTTTTTGAGCAATTTAGGTTGCAGTACAtgcaatgaaatgttttatctgAATACTTTTAGTATCGTCAGTTTATTTCAACTATAATGAATACACTGTAACCattgtttaaataaaggaaTAGGGCGACATTTCTGGATATAGGTTTATTTGCTTTCTAACAGAgggttagatgagaagatccaTACTACTTTAATGCCTGCATGTTACATATGAAGCTAGACCAGCAGGTGATTATCTTACTGTAGCTTAAAATGGAGACTGGGAATGGTAGGGAAACAACTTGGCTGGTAGaaaagttaatatatatatgcaggGCTATTCAGGCTTgctgtttccccctttttaCAGTCTTTAAGCTAAACTTAAATGAAATGGCATTGTTATCgatcttcttatctaactcttgGTAAGAAAGCAAATTGGAGTATTTCCAACTATGCAAAACTTTTCTGTTATATAAATGCTGTCTGCATGAAAACTCTATTTTGCCTGAGAACATTTCATCTGTATCATTTGTCATTCAAAGCCACTTTAAATGCATCACTCAGCTCTAACTTTTTATGGGATACTTTGGATCAATCCATCATCACATGAACAAAACTGAATTTTACAGCCCAagcatcttcttttttttctttatgggGACAAAAAGCTCTTATCTTATTTCCCTTATGAGCCTTGCTCCCTCAGCTGTGGCGTATCGTTCTGAGAGTGACACCTTTCCCATAAAACACGTACAGGCAGCATGATGGCCCCCAACTTTAGCCTGGGGTAAGCAGTGGGTGGTGCGGGGAGTCTTATGCTGCTTGGCTGCACAGCAAACCATATTGATTACCACTCATGTTTCTTTTGAATCAATCTCCATCACCCATTGGCCATTTTCTCAATTATAATTCATTTGGGAGGACGGATGATGGAGTTGGCTGGCTGCATGTATGAAGCATATCTGTGGCGCTGTAGAGGTTCCATAAGGAGATTTAACATTGTCTCCATCACACCACGATTGGCTAATGGAAGGAGGCACATAGCTGTCACTGCCTACACCCTCCCATCCTCCCCAATCCTCCCCCATCCTCTTTcatcctccttcatcctccttcaCTGCACCCCCTGGGGATCCAAAGACAACATTTACTTTCGCTGATTAAAACCTCACCAAAAAACACCTTTGGTTCAGGCTAGACACTCTGCGTGACAGGTGATTTATGGTTTtgtctatatataaataaccatACATATTGGATGTGCTACACTGTCCATGTATATTTGTAGTGAAGAAAGATTCTAGTTTGATATTCCTTTCTCTGTGAACCATAAATGGCATTGACGCTTTACTGTGCATTGTTTATTCAATGCATGAAGTCGTTCCTGAGGCacatctgaaataataaaacatctttccTGTCAATCAATGtccaaaaacaatgaatatCCTTCCACATCTCTTTATTAATGCGCTGACAGGAAATTAACTCAGAAGCCATATCATGACCCCTCCCAACCCCCGGCGGAGACATTGCTCACCATGACATCGACCACACATGGCATGTTTATCCTCGAAGACAATCTAACTTTTGATTGTTCCTCGATAAGCCAGAGTTGTTGGATGAAGCCTCTGTGTGGAGCGGATCTCACTCGGTTGGTGTCAActagatttatttttcctcccagCGCCGCGCCCGGTCAGTGCTCAGCTCAGCCCAAACCCTCCTGGTGCTCTCGCCAATCTATCAAGTCCATCAGTGTTTCATGTAGCCTGGGGGACACTGGCTGGCAGCCTGAAtgagcttcctcttcctcctcctcttcctcctcctgccatcacctccttttcctctctgagGCCTGCCAATGTTCGCTGGCTTTATACATTTACGGTGCTTTTTTCACTGAAATGTTCAATCTCCTCAGATCACCTCAGTGAAAGTACCAAGTAAACTGAGTAAACTACACCGACTGCATCACT
This sequence is a window from Anoplopoma fimbria isolate UVic2021 breed Golden Eagle Sablefish chromosome 13, Afim_UVic_2022, whole genome shotgun sequence. Protein-coding genes within it:
- the atad1a gene encoding outer mitochondrial transmembrane helix translocase, with amino-acid sequence MLLKDLPREALMRPLSRNEVVGMLLRLTIFGAATYFSIKWVVDAMDPTSKQKSQAKKRAEQLMKRIGVEGVKLTEYEMNIASQLVDPQTMKVTWRDIAGLDEVVNELQDTVILPFQKRHLLAGSKLFQPPKGVLLFGPPGCGKTMIAKATAKASGCKFINLQASTLTDMWYGESQKLTAAVFSLAAKIQPCIIFIDEIESFLRNRSSLDHEATAMMKAQFMSLWDGLDTSSTTQVMVMGATNRPQDVDPAILRRMPTTFHVGLPNTRQRQDILRLILAGENLSNAINLKEIAEKTEGYSGSDLRELCRDAAMYRVRDYVRKEQMRQIAQQLQDCQEEEKPVDEERLRPITQLDLLFGLDKMKESKRATVSMLPSVSEVPLD